One genomic window of Spirochaetia bacterium 38H-sp includes the following:
- a CDS encoding family 16 glycosylhydrolase, with amino-acid sequence MKIKIKISLYLFMFAFFNLFVFAGGAKETAETKEEKKPEVVYEKLFKQVSGNSDFSMPFSDASPDASGAFDSAESWIFYTNTGGEGNATIEDGVAVIDVTKKGMQPWAVQLLQSPIKLDKGGTYKLVFDAASESDGMGIMVKVGATGKRSWVAYMQQDFKLGTEMKTYNISFDMLKDTDGNARLEMWFLDEGKYRVDNFKLIKVGQKKDMPVEGTLTEEDEDKVEDWQLAWSDEFDGPEIDRDIWVFETGNGANGWGNNELEYYKEENAFIEDGMLVIEAKKETVSTGYKDFHYTSARMKTQGKYDFTYGRVEIRAKLPKGQGIWPALWMLGSDIGSKGWPRCGEVDIMELVGHEPSTVHGTIHAPFSYGANGIGAAYKLKKGDFSNDFHVFAIEWDEDEIEWYVDDVLYHVVNKDEIGPDWVFDHNFFFIFNVAVGGNWPGSPDNSTVFPQRMYVDYIRVYTDNNPASITGKEVWDCELEK; translated from the coding sequence ATGAAAATAAAAATAAAGATAAGTTTATATCTATTTATGTTTGCATTCTTTAATTTGTTTGTCTTTGCTGGAGGGGCAAAAGAGACTGCAGAGACCAAAGAAGAGAAAAAGCCTGAGGTTGTGTATGAAAAGCTTTTTAAACAAGTTTCTGGTAACTCCGATTTTTCCATGCCGTTTTCTGATGCAAGTCCGGATGCCAGCGGAGCTTTTGACTCTGCAGAGAGCTGGATATTCTATACCAACACAGGTGGAGAGGGCAATGCTACAATAGAGGACGGTGTTGCAGTCATAGACGTTACCAAGAAAGGTATGCAGCCATGGGCAGTACAGCTCTTGCAGTCACCGATAAAATTGGATAAAGGTGGAACATATAAGCTTGTTTTTGATGCAGCATCAGAATCCGACGGTATGGGGATAATGGTAAAAGTCGGAGCAACGGGAAAACGCTCTTGGGTTGCTTATATGCAGCAGGATTTTAAGCTTGGGACAGAGATGAAAACATACAACATAAGCTTTGATATGCTCAAGGATACAGATGGAAATGCAAGGCTTGAGATGTGGTTTCTCGATGAAGGAAAATACAGAGTAGATAATTTTAAGCTTATCAAAGTAGGTCAGAAAAAGGATATGCCCGTAGAGGGTACTCTTACGGAAGAAGATGAGGATAAGGTAGAAGATTGGCAGCTTGCATGGAGTGATGAGTTTGACGGTCCTGAGATTGATAGAGACATCTGGGTTTTTGAAACAGGAAATGGTGCCAATGGCTGGGGAAACAACGAGTTGGAATATTATAAAGAAGAGAATGCCTTTATAGAGGATGGAATGCTTGTAATAGAGGCAAAAAAAGAAACTGTATCAACAGGTTATAAGGATTTTCACTATACTTCTGCAAGGATGAAGACACAGGGAAAATACGATTTTACCTATGGTCGTGTTGAGATACGTGCAAAACTGCCCAAAGGACAGGGAATTTGGCCTGCTCTTTGGATGTTGGGCTCTGATATAGGGAGTAAAGGATGGCCGCGCTGCGGTGAGGTTGATATCATGGAGCTCGTAGGGCATGAGCCTAGTACAGTGCATGGCACCATACATGCCCCCTTTAGCTACGGCGCAAATGGCATAGGCGCTGCATATAAGCTCAAAAAAGGCGATTTTTCCAATGATTTTCATGTCTTTGCCATAGAGTGGGATGAGGATGAGATAGAGTGGTATGTCGATGATGTTTTATATCATGTTGTAAACAAAGATGAGATTGGTCCGGACTGGGTTTTTGATCATAATTTCTTTTTTATTTTTAATGTAGCTGTGGGGGGCAATTGGCCTGGTTCGCCGGACAATTCTACTGTTTTCCCTCAGAGGATGTATGTGGATTATATAAGGGTATATACGGATAATAACCCTGCTTCAATAACTGGAAAAGAGGTATGGGATTGCGAGCTTGAGAAATAA
- a CDS encoding PHP domain-containing protein — translation MPRFKADLHIHSCLSPCGDLSMGPFNIVEYAKKNALDIIALTDHNSALNTAALMPLCKKAGITLIPGLEICTQEEVHILALFPTIEKALLMDKVCTENLVKIPNNPEKTGDQILVNKKEEITGEYPWYLLSSTNLSLKETTEEIHKLGGLAIPSHIDRPTFSCYSQLGFLPEEDFDAVEVYNNPSQLDTKGYTIIKNSDAHFPEDIARRHFFLEAEQPDFYGIKEALVKARVTTYPFP, via the coding sequence ATGCCAAGGTTTAAAGCGGACTTACATATACACTCCTGTCTTTCTCCCTGCGGCGATCTCAGTATGGGTCCATTTAATATAGTGGAGTATGCAAAAAAAAATGCTCTTGATATCATAGCACTCACAGACCATAACAGCGCACTTAACACAGCGGCCCTCATGCCTCTGTGCAAAAAAGCAGGCATAACTCTTATTCCCGGACTTGAGATATGCACACAGGAAGAAGTGCACATCCTCGCTCTTTTTCCCACAATAGAAAAAGCACTCCTTATGGACAAAGTCTGCACGGAGAATCTGGTAAAAATACCCAACAATCCGGAGAAAACAGGAGACCAAATACTGGTAAACAAAAAAGAAGAAATCACAGGAGAATATCCATGGTATCTTCTTAGTAGTACAAACCTCAGCCTAAAAGAAACGACAGAAGAAATCCATAAGCTGGGAGGACTTGCAATCCCCTCCCACATAGACAGACCCACATTTTCGTGCTACAGCCAGCTAGGATTTTTGCCAGAAGAAGACTTTGATGCCGTAGAAGTATATAACAACCCTTCTCAACTTGATACAAAAGGCTATACAATAATAAAAAACTCAGATGCACACTTTCCTGAGGATATAGCAAGAAGACACTTTTTTCTGGAAGCAGAGCAACCTGATTTTTACGGAATCAAGGAAGCACTCGTCAAAGCCAGAGTCACCACTTATCCCTTCCCATAA
- a CDS encoding CBS domain-containing protein, whose translation MESHNSIAEIPSPRLLELIYTLKVRDVMSKNLITASPSESLSSIQQKMKDNRITGVPIVDKKRLVGIISLDDIITALDKGYIQEKAEKHMSKNVIVLEDDMPLRFAISYLEKYHYGRFPVLSKERELVGIITSRDIITTLLLEANKALEKMEKTLHQQQHITQGSSGTYTREFLIQQLDFEHAGKASTEIKKVLTQRGIPPQVIRRAAIAAYELEMNIVVHSEGGKMVCTISPQTVEITAKDRGPGIPDIGLALQEGYSTAAEWIRSLGFGAGMGLPNTKRVSDEFAITSTDKGTNVKIAIKIPENKE comes from the coding sequence ATGGAAAGCCACAACAGCATAGCTGAGATACCTTCCCCGAGACTTCTCGAGCTCATATACACGCTCAAAGTAAGAGACGTCATGAGCAAAAATCTGATAACAGCAAGTCCCTCAGAAAGCCTGTCGTCCATACAACAAAAGATGAAGGACAATAGGATTACAGGAGTGCCTATAGTAGATAAAAAAAGGCTGGTAGGAATAATAAGCCTGGACGATATAATTACGGCGCTGGATAAAGGATACATCCAGGAAAAAGCAGAAAAACACATGAGCAAAAATGTAATAGTACTGGAAGATGACATGCCTCTGAGGTTTGCAATATCATATCTGGAAAAATACCATTATGGAAGATTTCCTGTTCTGAGTAAAGAGAGGGAGCTTGTCGGAATAATAACAAGCAGAGATATAATCACCACCCTTCTATTAGAAGCAAACAAAGCCCTGGAAAAAATGGAAAAAACTTTGCATCAGCAACAACACATAACACAGGGCAGTTCTGGTACATACACAAGGGAATTCCTTATACAGCAACTTGATTTTGAGCATGCTGGGAAAGCATCTACAGAAATAAAAAAGGTACTGACACAGAGAGGGATCCCTCCTCAGGTTATAAGACGAGCTGCAATAGCAGCCTACGAGCTAGAAATGAACATAGTTGTCCACTCGGAAGGCGGTAAAATGGTGTGTACGATAAGCCCCCAAACAGTGGAAATAACTGCAAAAGACAGAGGTCCGGGGATTCCGGACATAGGACTCGCCCTACAGGAAGGATATTCTACAGCAGCAGAGTGGATACGTTCTCTGGGATTTGGAGCAGGAATGGGGCTTCCCAATACAAAAAGAGTATCAGATGAGTTTGCAATAACATCCACGGATAAAGGAACCAATGTAAAAATTGCAATAAAAATACCGGAAAACAAGGAGTAA
- a CDS encoding DRTGG domain-containing protein, protein MELKKIIQSLDAKTITKNKEDKEIRCSGIVASDLMSDVLVQHQEGFLLITGLVSEQVVRTATIVGAPVVVFVCNKKPQQKIIELAEEEGIILLSTGLSTYQACVNLSKLMENRG, encoded by the coding sequence ATGGAGTTAAAAAAAATAATACAATCTCTTGATGCAAAAACAATAACAAAAAACAAAGAAGATAAAGAAATACGATGCAGTGGTATAGTTGCAAGCGACCTTATGAGTGATGTACTTGTTCAACACCAAGAAGGCTTCCTTCTCATAACAGGACTTGTTTCGGAGCAGGTAGTAAGAACAGCTACTATAGTTGGAGCTCCGGTTGTAGTCTTTGTTTGCAATAAAAAGCCTCAACAAAAAATAATAGAACTCGCAGAAGAAGAAGGCATAATACTTCTTTCAACGGGCTTATCCACATATCAGGCCTGTGTAAATCTATCAAAACTTATGGAAAACAGGGGATAA